A genomic segment from Anabas testudineus chromosome 6, fAnaTes1.2, whole genome shotgun sequence encodes:
- the nat10 gene encoding RNA cytidine acetyltransferase, producing MATVRKKVDNRIRVQIENGVALQHRTMFVVVGDRGRDQVVILHHMLSKAAVRARPSVLWCYKKDLGFSSNRKKRMRQLQKKIKTGTLNLNQDDPFELFIAATNIRYCYYNETHKILGNTYGMCVLQDFEALTPNLLARTVETVEGGGIVVILLRTMNSLKQLYTMTMDVHSRYRTEAHQDVVGRFNERFILSLASCKNCVVIDDQLNILPISSHMANIKPVPPKTQEDGLSPLQQELKDLKESLQDTQPVGVLVDCCRTMDQAKGVLKFIEAISEKTLRSTVALTAARGRGKSAALGLAVAGAVAFGYSNIFVTSPSPDNLHTMFEFIFKGFDALQYQEHLDYEIIQSLNPEFNKAVVRVNIFKEHRQTIQYIHPGDAVKLGQAELLVIDEAAAIPLPLVKNLLGPYLVFMASTINGYEGTGRSLSLKLIQQLRQQSADSQQSMSAENRATNTARLAAARTLHEVSLHESIRYARGDAVEKWLNDLLCLDCLNIPRLISGCPLPQTCDLYYVNRDTLFCYHKASEAFLQRLMALYVASHYKNSPNDLQMLSDAPAHHLFCLLPPVPPTQNSLPEVLAVVQVCLEGEISRQSILNSLSRGKKASGDLIPWTVSEQFQDPEFGGLSGGRVVRIAVNPDYQGMGYGSRALQLLQMYYEGKFPTMDENTHTNHNEITSVSSEAVSLLEEVVTPRKELPPLLLKLSERRAERLDYLGVSYGLTTQLLKFWKKAGYTPVYLRQTPNDLTGEHSCVMLKELNTDDAPEQSQWRSAFWKDFRRRFLSLLSYQFSSFHPSLALSILQNKKSKEEMNVLSSSELAVHFSPYDLKRLELYSRSMVDYHLIMDLVPAVARMFFLNQLGDVSLSAAQCALLLGIGLQHKSVEQLEKEIDLPSSQLMGLFNRLIRKFVQIFTSIQEKAIEAQMAQSKDVTMEPTVTSLNDDLKEAAKEFEERHQKDIEKVKEMALEEYRIRGDDEEWDQVLKKAGNTALVSIKSDMKRKLDGGNATANNGGPQHGKLKKKEMQHGKFKKNKDKHGKFGKKA from the exons ATGGCGACAGTGCGCAAAAAGGTAGACAACCGGATTCGGGTCCAGATCGAGAATGGAGTCGCCCTGCAGCATCGCACCATGTTTGTGGTGGTGGGGGATCGTGGGAGAGATCAG gtggTCATCCTGCATCACATGCTGTCTAAAGCTGCAGTCAGAGCACGACCCTCTGTGCTCTGGTGCTACAAAAAAGACCTGGGATTCagcag CAATAGGAAGAAGCGCATGAGACAGCTGCAGAAGAAGATTAAAACAGGCACACTGAATCTGAATCAAGATGACCCGTTTGAACTCTTCATCGCTGCAACCAACATCCGCTACTGTTACTACAACGAGACCCATAAGATCCTGGGAAACACCTATGGCATGTGTGTCTTACAG GATTTCGAGGCTCTCACTCCAAACCTCTTAGCCAGAACTGTTGAGACTGTAGAAGGAGGTGGGATTGTGGTCATTCTGCTGAGGACAATGAACTCTCTCAAGCAGTTGTATACAATGACTATG GATGTACACTCTCGATACAGGACTGAGGCTCATCAGGATGTGGTGGGACGGTTCAATGAGAG GTTCATTCTGTCTCTTGCTTCTTGCAAAAACTGCGTTGTCATCGACGACCAGCTCAACATCCTGCCGATCTCCAGCCACATGGCGAACATCAAGCCAGTCCCACCAAAGACTCAG GAGGACGGCTTGTCGCCACTACAACAGGAGCTGAAGGATCTGAAGGAATCCCTTCAGGACACTCAGCCTGTGGGCGTGTTGGTGGATTGCTGTAGGACCATGGATCAG GCAAAGGGAGTGCTGAAGTTCATTGAAGCAATCTCAGAGAAGACGTTGAGGAGCACTGTGGCTCTGACAGCTGCTCGTGGTCGAGGAAAGTCCGCAGCACTGGGGCTGGCTGTCGCTGGAGCTGTGGCCTTCGG CTACTCCAACATTTTCGTAACCTCACCGAGCCCAGACAACCTGCACACCATGTTTGAGTTCATCTTCAAGGGATTTGATGCTCTGCAGTATCAG GAGCACCTTGACTATGAAATCATCCAGTCTTTAAATCCAGAGTTCAACAAAGCCGTGGTGCGGGTGAACATCTTCAAAGAGCATCGGCAGACGATTCAG TACATCCACCCCGGAGATGCAGTGAAGCTCGGCCAGGCTGAACTGCTGGTTATTGATGAGGCTGCAGCCATTCCCCTTCCTTTAGTGAAAAACCTGCTGGGACCTTATCTGGTTTTCATGGCATCCACCATCAATGG ttATGAAGGAACAGgacgctccctctctctcaaacTGATCCAGCAGTTGAGGCAGCAGAGTGCAGACAGTCAGCAGAGCATGTCAGCAGAGAACAGGGCCACCAACACAGCGAGGCTTGCAGCAG CACGCACCCTTCACGAGGTTTCTCTTCACGAGTCCATCCGGTACGCTCGAGGAGACGCCGTAGAGAAGTGGCTGAATGATCTGCTTTGTCTAGACTGTCTCAACATTCCCAGGCTCATTTCTGGCTGTCCACTTCCACAGACCTGTGATCT ATATTATGTGAACAGAGACACTCTGTTCTGTTACCACAAGGCATCTGAGGCTTTCCTGCAGCGGTTGATGGCTCTTTATGTGGCATCACACTACAAG AATTCCCCCAATGACCTGCAGATGTTGTCTGATGCTCCAGCTCATCACCTCTTCTGCCTGTTACCACCTGTTCCTCCCACACAGAATTCACTACCTGAGGTCCTTGCTGTGGTCCAG GTGTGTCTGGAAGGAGAAATTTCACGCCAATCCATCTTAAATAGTCTGTCCAGAGGAAAGAAGGCTTCTGGTGATCTCATTCCATGGACTGTGTCAGAACAG TTCCAAGACCCAGAGTTTGGTGGCCTCTCTGGGGGTAGAGTGGTGAGAATAGCTGTAAATCCAGACTACCAAGGG ATGGGCTACGGATCCAGAGCTCTCCAACTGTTGCAGATGTATTATGAGGGCAAGTTTCCCACAATGgatgagaacacacacacaaaccacaatgAGATCACCTCCGTCAGCAGTGAG GCTGTCAGTCTACTGGAGGAAGTTGTCACACCACGGAAGGAGCTCCCACcgctgctgctgaagctgaGTGAAAGGAGAGCAGAGCGACTGGACTATTTAGGGGTCTCCTACGGCCTTACAACACAGCTGCTCAA GTTTTGGAAGAAAGCAGGTTATACTCCAGTCTATCTGAGACAAACCCCT AATGATCTGACAGGAGAGCATTCCTGTGTGATGCTGAAGGAGCTAAATACAGATGATGCCCCAGAGCAGAGCCAGTGGCGGTCTGCCTTCTGGAAAG ATTTCCGCCGCCGCTTCCTGTCCCTCCTCTCTTACCAGTTCAGCAGCTTCCATCCGAGCTTGGCACTCAGCATCCTGCAGAATAAGAAGTCCAAGGAGGAGATGAACG TTCTCAGTAGCTCCGAGCTGGCAGTCCACTTCAGCCCTTATGACCTCAAACGTCTGGAATTGTATTCAAGGAGCATGGTGGACTACCACCTCATCATGGACCTGGTCCCAGCTGTGGCACGCATGTTCTTCCTAAATCAACTTGGTGACGTCTCCCTctcagcagcacagtgt GCGTTACTGCTGGGTATAGGACTGCAGCATAAGTCAGTGGAACAGCTAGAAAAGGAAATTGATCTCCCCAGCTCGCAGCTCATGGGTCTCTTTAACCGTCTCATCCGAAAATTTGTTCAA ATCTTCACCAGCATCCAAGAAAAAGCAATTGAGGCCCAGATGGCACAATCTAAAGATGTCACCATGGAGCCAACTGTCACAAGCCTTAATGATGACCTG AAAGAAGCAGCTAAAGAGTTTGAGGAAAGACACCAGAAGGAtattgaaaaagtaaaagaaatggCTCTTGAAGA GTACAGGATTCGTGGAGATGATgaggagtgggaccaggtgtTGAAGAAAGCAGGGAACACAGCCCTCGTCAGCATAAAGAG TGACATGAAAAGGAAGCTGGATGGAGGGAATGCAACTGCAAACAACGGAGGTCCCCAACATGGGAAActtaaaaagaaggaaatgcAACACGGAAAATTCAAGAAGAATAAAGACAAGCATGGGAAATTTGGAAAGAAAGCTTGA